From the Chiroxiphia lanceolata isolate bChiLan1 chromosome Z, bChiLan1.pri, whole genome shotgun sequence genome, one window contains:
- the SEC11C gene encoding signal peptidase complex catalytic subunit SEC11C, with product MDLFGDLRRMNKRQLYYQVLNFAMIVSSALMIWKGLIVVTGSESPIVVVLSGSMEPAFHRGDLLFLTNFHDDPIRAGEIVVFKVEGRDIPIVHRVIKVHEKGNGNIKFLTKGDNNEVDDRGLYKEGQNWLEKKDVVGRARGFLPYVGMVTIIMNDYPKFKYALLAVMGAYVLLKRES from the exons ATGGATCTGTTCGGGGACCTGCGGCGCATGAACAAGCGGCAG CTGTATTACCAAGTCCTAAATTTTGCTATGATAGTGTCTTCTGCCCTTATGATCTGGAAAGGGCTCATCGTCGTCACTGGCAGCGAGAGCCCCATTGTCGTGGTGCTCAG TGGCAGCATGGAACCAGCTTTTCACAGGGGAGACCTGCTGTTCTTAACAAATTTCCACGATGACCCAATCAGAGCTGGTGAAATAGTTGTTTTTAAAGTTGAAGGCAGAGACATTCCAATAGTTCACAGAGTAATCAAAGTACACGAAAA AGGAAATGGGAACATCAAATTTCTGACTAAAGGTGATAATAACGAAGTTGATGATAGAGGCTTGTACAAAGAAGGTCAGAACTGGTTAGAGAAGAAAGATGTTGTTGGAAGAGCAAGAGG GTTTTTGCCCTATGTTGGAATGGTAACTATAATCATGAATGACTATCCAAAATTTAAG TATGCTCTCCTGGCAGTGATGGGAGCCTATGTACTGCTGAAACGGGAGTCCTAG